One Lacticaseibacillus rhamnosus genomic window carries:
- a CDS encoding homoserine dehydrogenase, protein MNIAILGFGTVGSGVYDIVENGDRRMRVTAIFIRPTHPATMPEMTTNFDAILADPTIDVVVEAIGGLHPAYDYILRALQHGKHVVTANKAVVAQHLPEFITTAAQHHVRFYFEATTGGGIPWIRNLERAARIDQIDTIEGIFNGTSNYILDQMQRAHLDFDPVLLAAKDMGYAEADPSADIDGDDVVNKLKISAALAYDMVPPRDVPKFGIRNVTKADIDFFASRHQVLRLIGKSRRVGNHYSMVVEPRLYPATALAANTFENFNLIRLHGQTIGDLQFYGQGAGKYPTANAIVQDLFDILENAPHLTRHFNQNLQFDADLNTADYLLRADPLTFAMFNDKDTEVVQDHLLIKQIPTGEMHRLMRGVLAIDAHAFMAAIGDSELTTRNVKEQVDQGVIE, encoded by the coding sequence ATGAATATTGCCATCTTAGGTTTTGGTACTGTCGGTAGCGGCGTTTATGACATCGTTGAAAATGGTGATCGCCGAATGCGGGTCACTGCTATTTTCATTCGCCCAACCCACCCAGCTACGATGCCTGAGATGACAACAAATTTCGATGCTATCCTTGCCGACCCGACTATCGATGTTGTCGTTGAGGCTATTGGCGGCTTGCATCCTGCTTATGATTATATCCTACGTGCACTGCAGCACGGCAAACATGTGGTGACCGCCAATAAAGCTGTCGTTGCGCAACACCTGCCTGAATTCATCACAACGGCGGCTCAGCATCACGTTCGCTTTTATTTTGAAGCCACTACTGGTGGTGGCATTCCCTGGATTCGCAATTTGGAACGCGCTGCTCGCATTGACCAAATCGATACCATCGAAGGCATCTTTAATGGTACGAGTAATTATATTTTGGATCAAATGCAACGGGCGCATCTCGATTTTGACCCGGTTTTGTTGGCAGCTAAAGACATGGGCTATGCCGAAGCCGATCCCAGTGCGGATATTGATGGTGACGATGTGGTTAACAAGCTGAAAATTTCCGCCGCACTGGCTTACGATATGGTTCCGCCGCGTGATGTTCCTAAATTTGGCATTCGTAATGTCACCAAAGCCGATATTGACTTTTTCGCCAGTCGTCACCAGGTTTTACGCCTAATTGGCAAGAGCAGACGAGTTGGTAACCATTATAGTATGGTCGTTGAACCGCGTCTTTATCCGGCGACTGCTTTGGCGGCCAACACGTTTGAAAACTTCAACCTGATCCGACTGCACGGCCAGACCATTGGCGATTTGCAGTTTTATGGTCAAGGCGCCGGTAAATATCCGACTGCTAATGCCATTGTTCAGGATCTATTCGACATTCTGGAAAATGCCCCGCATCTGACGCGGCACTTTAATCAGAACTTACAATTCGATGCAGATCTGAATACTGCTGATTACTTGCTGCGCGCCGATCCGCTCACGTTTGCCATGTTTAACGATAAGGACACCGAAGTCGTTCAGGATCATCTTTTAATCAAACAAATCCCGACTGGTGAAATGCATCGGCTCATGCGTGGCGTTTTGGCAATTGATGCTCATGCCTTCATGGCAGCCATTGGCGATAGTGAACTGACCACCCGTAACGTCAAAGAACAAGTTGATCAGGGGGTAATCGAATGA